A section of the Oscarella lobularis chromosome 15, ooOscLobu1.1, whole genome shotgun sequence genome encodes:
- the LOC136195898 gene encoding uncharacterized protein, producing MSSACPSSRYGHVAAVINDEMLVWGGVAVRESTGEKYLCSPDLIECFNLLTSQWNERRATSNSPSDLPHPCVNARIGVVQNRDIYQFGGGYYSSDGRLVYSNDVHKLDGLTLEWQRIHSNDQSTPSGRRSHGMCVLGKKGDEHLVIMGGFGTKIVSPIPDGSQFIPHPNYPDEGGWNNEVWLFCIRKRNWIPAQCTGKKPHPRADHSFTTVDINRAILIGGGSPGQVLNDAFLFMFSSLEWIEMKLDDPLIPRFFHSTVVVDIPTLGGPVAFLLWGYGKDFFPLSLAQMILIDFQKCKKISISDEPIPTGYQSVCSIVRRGLLFILRYGGSPYKYGEARPEALLDILKYDLKSMTEKLLRHDLSEPIEQETSKFDENDKNAPFRSNSPTMNCEGLSRKERDLLHPSPQREEDVIGVVTPESVLIFTRWKRFATQVSLDKGAEISIPNTGSILRIHPLTALSSTPMTSMSLTLFTFDAKQSQGLLDDEFVSDLIQLSLPSGLSDNDIHIEMCHEHGLNLDPMTPKTSASKVVFFYQPHDYLATTKHPIKFDEKIVIDRAGQRKIAALLQSSVVKIIVSPSAPAAAASAVAVASSNDDVSCSFFTHFYGLGQQAFSFHALSFEKIKIPDGWQFDLCLISTRPEHRDRYLDYRNDYRNDVCALPLLFDQRVKNLVLSPTHLNVVEADDIVGWINESRRKSYLIDMKQLLAVRDSPIDAWVDTFYFAYNHREHLERLPTMSANVTIISGDRRQVLRIQCSASRNICDHVEGALKLPDVDFVTTDKFGFLKLEPSRDVALRYNPSHLEMDEISYIMRSQWRVVARFIVPFFTDFEIKEIELEEREDQPLRFLQAWIRKHGLKATREALSAALFSADLGSGVREVFPEIYENMTKEALLEPDLQIERDELVYDEDKDFLGGGGYGEVYKATLKKRGIKRTVAVKLFYDFRKRRTEKEYEMFKKEASILLRIKGHDNVLFLIGLCAVPRHYALVTDFVSEGSLHSLLKSPKQHEETVEKWQSRVIFAKQIAEGMLHLHYNHPSVIHQDLKAQNVLVNILPNLIFPFICKVADFGLSKMAGISSVTTMRPDSSHMPGGTVTHIAPERYRDRPYGDGDDRSKLDLARKADVYSYGVVLWEIREKQSPYKDMRNDLIRLHVMGGGELPEGLATDVPPFFNDVLKRCVHLKPQERPMFRDILLMIIEGEKSLNS from the exons aTGTCATCCGCGTGTCCGTCATCTCGATATGgacacgtcgccgccgtgatCAATGATGAAATGCTTGTGTGGGGAGGAGTAGCGgtgagagaatcgacgggagAGAAATACTTGTGTTCTCCCGATTTGATCGAGTGCTTCAATCTGTTGACAAGTCAATGgaatgaacgacgagcaacaTCCAACAGCCCATCCGACCTTCCTCATCCATGTGTCAACGCACGAATCGGTGTCGTCCAAAATCGggacatttatcaatttggtggTGGCTACTACTCGTCTGATGGCCGTCTTGTCTATTCGAACGATGTTCACAAATTGGATGGATTGACGTTGGAATGGCAACGAATCCATTCCAATGACCAATCAACGCCCAGCGGGAGGAGGAGCCATGGAATGTGCGTGttagggaagaaaggagacgaacatctCGTCATCATGGGCGGATTCGGAACAAAGATTGTTTCACCAATACCAGACGGATCTCAATTCATTCCTCATCCAAATTATCCTGACGAGGGGGGGTGGAACAATGAAGTTTGGTTGTTTTGCATCCGAAAGA ggaattggattccagctcaatgcacaggaaaaaaaccacATCCTCGAGCCGACCATTCATTCACTACAGTTGATATTAATCGAGCAATTCTCATTGGCGGTGGTAGTCCTGGGCAAGTGTTGAATGATGCTTTTCTGTTCATGTTCAGTTCACTG GAGtggattgaaatgaaattggatGATCCTCTCATTCCTCGATTCTTCCATTCAACGGTTGTTGTTGATATTCCCACATTAGGGGGGCCAGTTGCTTTTCTATTGTGGGGATATGGGAAAGACTTCTTTCCTCTGTCTCTGGCCCAAATGATTCTAATTGACTTTcaaaagtgcaaaaag ATCTCAATATCAGATGAGCCCATTCCAACAGGGTATCAATCAGTCTGCTCTATTGTTAGAAGAGGTCTTCTCTTTATTCTGCGATATGGAGGATCACCCTATAAATATGGCGAGGCCAGACCAGAGGCTCTACTAGATATTTTGAAATACG ATTTAAAAAGTATGACTGAAAAACTCCTTCGACACGATTTGAGCGAACCAATTGAACAAGAAACGTCCAAATTTGATGAGAACGATAAGAATGCGCCGTTTCGTTCCAACTCTCCAACAATG AATTGCGAAGGGCTGTctcgaaaagaacgcgacTTGTTGCATCCGTCTCCCCAACGGGAAGAAGACGTAATTGGCGTCGTAACGCCAGAAAGCGTTCTCATCTTCACTCGATGGAAGAGATTCGCCACTCAAGTCTCATTAGACAAAGGAGCGGAGATCTCCATCCCAAATACGGGATCAATCCTTCGAATTCACCCTCTCACCGCTCTTTCGTCGACtcctatgacgtcaatgagcTTGACCCTCTTCACATTCGACGCCAAACAATCGCAGGGtctccttgacgacgaattcgtgaGCGATCTGATTCAATTGTCTCTTCCTTCCGGCTTATCCGACAATGACATACACATTGAAATGTGTCATGAGCACGGTCTCAATCTCGATCCAATGACGCCCAAAACGAGCGCTTCcaaagtcgtcttcttctatcAACCTCACGATTATTTGGCGACGACCAAACACCCAATtaaattcgacgagaaaatcgtcaTTGATAGAGCGGGacagcgaaaaatcgccgctcttcttcaatcgtCCGTCGTCAAAATCATCGTCTCTCCTTCcgctcccgccgccgccgcttccgccgtcgccgtcgcctcttcAAACGACGATGTCAGTTGCAGTTTCTTCACTCATTTCTACGGGTTGGGTCAACAGGCATTCTCATTCCATGCTCTCTCTttcgaaaaaattaaaattccCGACGGGTGGCAATTCGATCTCTGCCTCATCTCAACACGACCCGAACATCGGGATCGTTATCTCGACTATCGCAACGACTATCGCAACGACGTCTGCGCTCTACCTCTTCTCTTCGATCAACGCGTCAAAAATCTCGTTCTCTCGCCCACTCATttaaacgtcgtcgaagcggacgACATCGTAGGCTGGATCAACGAGAGTCGTCGCAAATCGTACTTGATCGACATGAAGCAGTTGCTAGCGGTCAGAGATAGTCCCATTGACGCGTGGGTCGACACCTTCTACTTCGCCTACAATCATCGAGAGCATCTAGAACGTCTTCCAACGATGTCTGCCAACGTCACGATCATTTccggcgatcgacgtcagGTTCTTCGCATTCAGTGCTCCGCATCTAGAAACATATGTGATCACGTTGAG GGTGCTCTGAAGCTtcccgacgtcgatttcgtcacgACGGATAAATTCGGCTTTTTGAAACTTGAACCAAGTCGTGACGTTG CTCTCCGATATAATCCCTCTCATCTCGAAATGGACGAAATTTCGTATATAATGCGCTCTCAATGGAGAGTCGTCGCTCGATTCATCGTGCCCTTCTTCACCGACttcgaaatcaaagaaatcgaattagaagagagagaagatcAGCCGCTTCGCTTCCTCCAGGCGTGGATCAGGAAACACGGTCTCAAGGCGACGCGAGAAGCGTTGAGCGCCGCTCTATTCTCCGCCGATCTCGGTTCAGGCGTTAGAGAAGTCTTTCCAGAAATCTACGAGAACATGACCAAA GAAGCACTTTTGGAACCTGACCTTCAAATTGAACGAGACGAGCTAGTTtacgacgaagacaaggaTTTTCTCGGCGGGGGAGGCTACGGCGAAGTGTACAAAGcgacgctgaagaaaagaggaATTAAGAGGACCGTTGCCGTGAAATTGTTCTACGATttcagaaagagaagaacggaaaa AGAATACGAAATGttcaaaaaagaagcgtCGATTCTCCTCCGAATCAAAGGGCATGACAACGTCTTGTTTCTCATTGGACTCTGCGCCGTTCCCCGACACTATGCTCTCGTCACGGACTTCGTAAGCGAAGGTAGCTTGCATTCGCTACTCAAGTCGCCCAAGCAGCACGAAGAAACCGTCGAAAAATGGCAGTCGCGAGTCATATTCGCCAAGCAAATCGCCGAAGGAATGCTTCATCTCCACTACAACCATCCCTCCGTCATTCACCAAGACTTGAAAGCGCAGAACGTCTTGGTCAACATTCTTCCTAATCTGATATTTCCATTCATTTGCAAG GTGGCCGATTTTGGTCTTTCTAAAATGGCGGGTATCAGCTCCGTTACGACGATGCGACCAGACAGTTCGCATATGCCAGGAGGCACTGTCACTCATATCGCCCCTGAGCGATATCGCGATCGTCcgtacggcgacggagacgaccGCTCGAAGTTGGATCTTGCTCGAAAAGCCGACGTCTACAGCTACGGCGTAGTGCTGTGGGAAATCCGCGAAAAACAAAGCCCATATAaag ATATGAGAAACGATCTTATTCGCCTGCACGTCATGGGTGGAGGCGAACTTCCAGAAGGCCTAGCAACGGATGTCCCGCCGTTTTTCAATGACGTACTAAAGCGGTGCGTTCATCTCAAGCCGCAGGAGAGGCCCATGTTCCGCGACATCCTTCTAATGATAATAGAAGGCGAAAAGAGTCTGAATTCCTAA
- the LOC136195904 gene encoding fibroblast growth factor receptor 3-like, translating to MPLRRRCVLASLLIALALLINDGATKSATFGATPGRRPRGVSRRSSPLPPCLPPSAKPLVAVANLSTPFRCCLLPSIREPLYYVFWEEGVVPIESCSDSSWGGACFEQADQVGHEMLLFVNASAVFRSYTCVYKYIVSLKTAGTIVTLNIEGYDAFVTSEYLSSTAAPATVTASINNTNTTNDFNTTATTSSSKTSSLHLPVAAIGVAVSLLLFGLVVIGAVFYYRRCRKAVYDFEDDSGRGSQQDEVLLVPSRVEIPPDLLTIGEQLGVGHFGNVMKATMTSPNGSMNVAVKTIRNPDDEIAMRNFIGESQLLMNLGDHDHVVKIYGFSLQNNVLSIVMEYAQHGDLRSLLRRRARSRLSIRDSGVDDVTPGTPSPSSTSLLVPQDIRLTLKTCNSETQMLSDLKIYDYALQIAKGMKFVISKHFVHGDLAARNILVGNDDVLKISDFGLAKDLGGSEYYKRTKPIVLPFRWCSPEVLMRKIYSEYSDVWSYGILLWEMATSGGTPYPGVPVEKLFDLLMTDSYRMSKPRGCSQTLYDIMVECWDEVPDRRPRFASFVQKFQELLDEGKKDACHEALHRASSLDTSVKRIWHGPISF from the exons atgcctcttcgccgtcgctgcgTCCTAGCATCCCTTCTCATCGCATTAGCGCTTCTCATCAACGACG GCGCGACAAAGAGCGCGACATTCGGCGCCACGCCGGGAAGACGACCAAGAGGCGTATCCCGACGATCTTCTCCCCTGCCGCCCTGTCTTCCTCCGAGCGCGAAGCCACTCGTCGCCGTGGCGAATctctcgacgccgtttcgctGCTGCTTGCTGCCGTCAATTCGCGAGCCCCTTTACTACGTCTTCTGGGAGGAGGGCGTTGTTCCAATTGAATCATGTTCGGATTCCAGTTGGGGCGGAGCTTGCTTTGAGCAAGCGGATCAAGTCGGACACGAGATGCTATTGTTCGTCAACGCGAGCGCCGTTTTTCGATCGTACACGTGCGTCTACAAATACATCGTGTCGCTAAAGACGGCGGGAACGATTGTCACTCTGAATATAGAGG GTTATGATgcttttgtgacgtcagaatatTTGTCTTCTACTGCCGCCCCCGCCACCGTCACGGCTTCTATTAATAATACTAATACGACTAATGATTTCAATACCACAGCTACTACTTCCTCTTCTaaaacgtcttctcttcatcttccTGTTGCTGCTATTGGTgttgccgtttctcttcttctctttggaCTCGTTGTGATTGGGGCTGTGTTTTATTATCGGCGTTGTCGAAAAGCCGTCTATGATTTTGAGGACGACAGCGGACGAGGCTCGCAACAGGACGAAGTGCTACTTGTACCTAGTCGCGTCGAAATTCCGCCAGATCTATTGACAATAGGAGAGCAATTGG GTGTTGGCCACTTTGGAAACGTCATGAAAGCGACTATGACGTCTCCTAACGGTTCCATGAACGTAGCAGTCAAAACGATACGAA ATCCTGACGACGAAATAGCAATGCGAAATTTCATAGGCGAAAGTCAACTTCTGATGAATCTCGGCGATCACGATCACGTGGTGAAAATATACGGCTTCTCCTTGCAAAACA acgtTCTCAGTATCGTCATGGAATACGCTCAGCACGGCGATCTCCGCTCGCTcttgcgtcgtcgcgctcgaTCTCGACTCAGCATACGCGattccggcgtcgacgacgtgacgccgggaactccgtcgccgtcgtcgacgtcgttgctcGTGCCGCAGGATATTCGTCTCACGTTGAAGACGTGCAACAGCGAAACGCAGATGCTTAGTGATTTGAAAATTTATGACTACGCCTTGCAGATAGCCAAGGGAATGAAATTTGTCATATCGAAACAT TTTGTTCATGGTGATTTGGCGGCGAGGAATATTTTAGTTGGGAATGATGACGTGTTGAAGATTTCTGACTTTGGCCTGGCTAAGGATCTCGGGGGGAGCGAGTATTATAAGAGAACCAAACCG ATTGTGTTGCCCTTTCGGTGGTGTTCGCCTGAAGTTCTAATGAGAAAAATCTACAGTGAATACAGTGACGT CTGGTCTTATGGAATCTTGCTCTGGGAAATGGCAACCTCAG GAGGTACCCCGTATCCGGGTGTTCCTGTCGagaaattatttgatttgcTCATGACCGATTCGTATCGCATGTCTAAGCCACGTGGATGCTCCCAAACCCT GTATGACATCATGGTGGAATGTTGGGACGAAGTGCCGGATCGACGTCCCAGATTCGCTTCGTTTGTGCAGAAATTTCAAGAGTTGTTAGACGAAGGAAAG AAGGACGCGTGTCACGAGGCTTTGCATCGCGCGTCGTCACTGGATACTTCAGTGAAGCGCATCTGGCACGGACCTATAAGTTTCTAG
- the LOC136195903 gene encoding long-chain-fatty-acid--CoA ligase 1-like: protein MSDWLSFLSSQSTLIGLGTVAAATAYYVASRPTPFQSLVDLDNQSIELPGPERARISKFCPGGKLVATLYDDVKTQYDVFCRGRRISGDSPCLGWRPDAQSDFEWITYNEANERATNLGSGLVSKFNCTTDSKTFIGIYAQNKPEWVITEMAVLSYRMVLVPLYDTLGPDASGYIINQAEISTVVCDAAKVPLLFDVTKRCPQLKVIVKIGDVTEEEKTRASELDLTIISMTDLEAEGAANRHDHVPPLPSDLSTICYTSGTTGDPKGVMLTHANFIADTAGAFMQLQPDNELNKDDVHLSYLPLAHAFERIIQCGLFCGGARIGFFQGDIKLLMNDLQTLKPTVFPSVPRLLNRVYDKVIAGVSKSFVKKTLFQMAIRSKENDIKRGIIRNDSIWDKIVFKKVQATLGGRIRLVLSGSAPLSSKVMSFLRCSLGCHVLEGYGQTESTAGSTLTLLGSSDVGQVGPPLACNKIKLVDVPELDYFAQNGQGEVCFWGHNVFKGYYKNPEKTKEALDEDGWLHSGDIGEWHSNGSLRIIDRKKHIFKLAQGEYLAPEKIEQAYNLSPLVAQTFIYGESLQAYIVAVIVPDEEVFTSFAAEKGWKGTFAEICASEEAKKAVLDDIVLLGKKNGLKGFEQAKAVYLHPRPFSIEDNLITPSMKVKRPVMKQFFKAEIAAMYAAVGNA, encoded by the exons ATGTCGGACTGGCTTTCGTTTCTGTCGTCCCAATCGACGCTCATCGGCCTCGGAACGGTCGCCGCAGCGACCGCCTACTACGTCGCTTCTCGTCCGACGCCGTTCCAGTCTCTCGTCGACCTCGACAACCAAAGCATCGAACTGCCC GGCCCCGAGAGAGCTCGCATCAGCAAATTCTGTCCAGGCGGTAAACTTGTTGCAACTTtgtacgatgacgtcaagaccCAGTATGACGTCTTCTGTCGCGGCAGAAGAATATcag GCGATTCGCCTTGTCTTGGCTGGCGTCCTGACGCCCAATCAGATTTCGAATGGATAACTTATAACGAG GCCAATGAACGAGCTACAAATCTGGGCTCTGGACTCGTGTCCAAGTTCAACTGTACAACAGACAGCAAGACGTTCATAGGCATCTATGCTCAGAATAAACCGGAA TGGGTCATCACGGAAATGGCTGTCTTGTCTTATAGAATGGTTCTAGTGCCGCTTTATGACACTCTTGGCCCCGACGCTTCCGGATACATCATCAATCAGG CTGAAATTTCTACTGTTGTGTGCGACGCCGCAAAGGTTCCGCTTCTCTTCGACGTGACGAAACGGTGTCCTCAATTGAAAGTGATTGTCAAAATTGGGGATGTgacggaagaggagaagacgcgCGCTAGCGAATTGGATCTCACCATCATTTCGATGACCGATCTAGAG GCTGAGGGAGCGGCTAATCGTCATGATCACGTG CCACCGCTTCCATCTGACTTGTCGACTATTTGCTACACTAGCGGAACAACAG GGGATCCCAAGGGAGTGATGCTAACGCACGCGAACTTCATAGCCGACACAGCGGGTGCATTTATGCag ttgCAGCCCGATAATGAGCTGAATAAGGACGACGTTCACTTGTCCTATCTCCCATTGGCTCACGCGTTCGAACGAATCATTCAA TGCGGTCTTTTCTGCGGTGGAGCTCGCATTGGCTTCTTCCAAGGCGATATAAAATTGCTCATGAACGATCTGCAGACACTCaa ACCCACCGTCTTTCCCAGCGTTCCTCGTCTTCTCAATCGCGTCTACGACAAG GTCATAGCCGGTGTAAGTAAGAGCTTTGTGAAGAAAACTCTATTTCAAATGGCCATACGTTCGAAGGAGAACGACATAAAACG AGGAATTATTCGCAATGACAGCATCTGGGATAAAATCGTCTTCAAGAAAGTCCAA GCGACGTTGGGCGGCAGAATTCGACTCGTCTTGTCGGGATCCGCTCCTCTATCGTCCAAAGTCATGTCCTTTCTTCGCTGTTCATTGGGCTGCCAC GTCTTGGAGGGCTACGGGCAGACGGAATCGACCGCTGGATCGACGCTTACGCTGCTTGGGAGCTCGGACGTTGGCcaagtggggccccctttggCCTGCAACAAAATcaagctcgtcgacgtgccgGAACTCGATTATTTCGCCCAAAACGGCCAGGGAGAG GTGTGTTTCTGGGGGCATAACGTCTTTAAAGGATACTATAAGAATCCGGAGAAGACAAAGGAAGCGTTGGACGAAGACGGTTGGCTCCATTCAGGCGACATAGGAGAATGGCACTca AATGGATCGCTTAGAATTATCGACAGGAAAAAACATATTTTCAAACTGGCTCAA GGAGAGTACCTGGCtccggagaaaatcgaacagGCGTACAATTTATCGCCACTCGTTGCTCAAACGTTCATATACGGCGAAAGCCTTCAG gcgtACATTGTTGCTGTGATAGTCCCGGACGAAGAGGTTTTCACGAGTTTTGCCGCCGAGAAAGGCTGGAAGGGAACGTTCGCCGAAATATGCGCAAGCGAG GAAGCCAAAAAGgccgttctcgacgacatcgtgTTGCTAGGGAAGAAAAACGGGTTGAAAGGATTCGAACAG GCGAAAGCCGTTTACCTTCACCCGCGTCCTTTTTCCATCGAGGACAACTTGATAACGCCGTCGATGAAGGTAAAGCGACCCGTAATGAAGCAGTTCTTCAAAGCGGAAATCGCGGCCATGTACGCTGCGGTGGGAAACGCGTAA
- the LOC136195899 gene encoding uncharacterized protein — MSSACPSSRYGHVAAVINDEMLLWGGGAVRESTGETYYCSPDLMECFSLLTSQWNERRATSNSPSDLPHPCLFARIGVVQNRDIYQFGGNYTSSDGRLVYSNDVHKLDGLTLEWQRIHSNDQSTPSGRTKHGMCVLGKKGDKHLVMMGGYGTKIVSPIPDGSQFIPSSNYPDEGWNNEVWLFCIRKRNWIPAQCTGKKPHPRSSHSFTTVDINRAILIGGGSPGQVLNDAFLFMFSSLEWIEMKLDDHLIPRFFHSTVVVDIPTLGGPVAFLLWGYGKDFFPLSLAQMILIDFQKCKKISISDEPIPTAHQSVCSIVRRGLLFILRYGGSPYRAGEDRPEALLDILKYDLKSMTEKLVRHDLSEPIEQETSKFDKNDKNAPFRSNSPTMNCEGLSQKERDLLHPSPQRVEDVIAVVTPQSVLIFTRWKRFATPVSLDKGAEISIPNTGSILRIHPRTALSPTPKTSMSLTLFTFDAKQSQGLLDDEFVSDLIQLSLPSGLSDDDVHIEMCHEHGLNLDPMTPKTSASKVVFFYQPHDYLATTKHPIKFDEKIVIDRAGQRKIAALLQSSVVKIIVSPSAPAAAASAVAVASSNDDVSCSFFTHFYGLGQQAFSFHALSFEKIKIPDGWQFDLCLISTRPEHRDRYLDYRNDYRNDVCGLPLLFDQRVKNLVLSPTHLNVVEADDIVGWINESRRKSYLIDMKQLLAVRDSPIDAWVDTFYFAYNHREHLERLPTMSVNVTIISGDRRQVLRIQCSASKNICDHVEGALKLPDVDFVTTDKYGFLKLEPSRDVALRYNPSHLEMDEISYIMRSQWRVIARFIVPFFTDFEIKEIELEEREDQPLRFLQAWIKKHGLKATREALSAALFSADLGSGVREVFPEIYENMTKEALLEPDLQIERDELVYDEEEDFVGGGGYGEVYKATLKKRGIERTVAVKLFYDFKKRRTQKEYEMFKKEASILLRIKAHDNVLSLIGLCAVPRHYALVTDFVSGGTLSSLLKSSERKEVVENWQSRVKFAKQIAEGMLHLHYNHPSVIHQDLKSQNVLVNILPNLIFPYICKVADFGLSKMSGVSSVTTVRRDSSKMPGGTVTHIAPERYSDRPYGDGDDRSKLDLARKADVYSYGVVLWEIREKQHPYKDMGNDHLIRLHVMGGGELPRGLATGVPPFFNTLLEQCVKFKPQERPMFRDILQMIMEGERSLNS; from the exons ATGTCATCCGCGTGTCCGTCATCTCGATATGgacacgtcgccgccgtgatCAATGATGAAATGCTTCTGTGGGGAGGAGGAGCGgtgagagaatcgacgggagAGACGTACTATTGTTCTCCCGATTTGATGGAGTGCTTCAGTCTGTTGACAAGTCAATGgaatgaacgacgagcaacaTCCAACAGCCCATCCGACCTTCCTCATCCATGTCTCTTCGCACGAATCGGTGTCGTCCAAAATCGggacatttatcaatttggtggGAACTACACCTCGTCTGATGGCCGTCTTGTCTATTCGAACGATGTTCACAAATTGGATGGATTGACGTTGGAATGGCAACGAATCCATTCCAATGACCAATCAACGCCCAGCGGGAGAACGAAACATGGAATGTGCGTGttagggaagaaaggagacaaacATCTCGTCATGATGGGCGGATACGGAACAAAGATTGTTTCACCAATACCAGACGGATCTCAATTCATTCCTTCTTCAAATTATCCTGACGAGGGGTGGAACAATGAAGTTTGGTTGTTTTGCATCCGAAAGA ggaattggattccagctcaatgcacaggaaaaaaaccacATCCTCGATCCTCACATTCATTCACTACAGTTGATATTAATCGAGCAATTCTCATTGGCGGTGGTAGTCCTGGGCAAGTGTTGAATGATGCTTTTCTGTTCATGTTCAGTTCACTG GAGtggattgaaatgaaattggatGATCATCTCATTCCTCGATTCTTCCATTCGActgttgttgttgatatTCCCACATTAGGGGGGCCAGTTGCTTTTCTCTTGTGGGGATATGGGAAAGACTTCTTTCCTCTGTCTCTGGCCCAAATGATTCTAATTGACTTTcaaaagtgcaaaaag ATCTCAATATCAGATGAGCCAATTCCAACAGCGCATCAATCAGTCTGCTCTATTGTTAGAAGAGGTCTTCTCTTTATTCTGCGATATGGAGGATCACCCTATAGGGCAGGCGAGGACAGACCAGAGGCGCTACTAGATATCTTGAAATACG ATTTAAAAAGTATGACTGAAAAACTTGTTCGACATGATTTGAGCGAACCAATCGAACAAGAAACGTCCAAATTCGATAAGAATGATAAGAATGCGCCGTTTCGTTCCAACTCTCCAACAATG AATTGCGAAGGACTGTCTCAAAAAGAACGCGACTTGTTGCATCCGTCTCCCCAACGAGTAGAAGACGTAATTGCCGTCGTAACGCCTCAAAGCGTTCTCATCTTCACTCGATGGAAGAGATTCGCCACTCCAGTCTCATTGGACAAAGGAGCGGAGATCTCCATTCCAAATACGGGATCAATCCTTCGAATTCACCCTCGCACCGCACTTTCGCCGACTCCAAAGACGTCAATGAGCTTGACCCTCTTCACATTCGACGCCAAACAATCGCAGGGtctccttgacgacgaattcgtgaGCGATCTGATTCAATTGTCTCTTCCTTCCGGCTTAtccgacgatgacgtacaCATTGAAATGTGTCATGAGCACGGTCTCAATCTCGATCCAATGACGCCCAAAACGAGCGCTTCCAAAGTGGTCTTCTTCTATCAACCTCACGATTATTTGGCGACGACCAAACACCCAATtaaattcgacgagaagatcgtGATTGATAGAGCGGGacagcgaaaaatcgccgctcttcttcaatcgtCTGTCGTCAAAATCATCGTCTCTCCGTCCGCtccggccgccgccgcttccgccgtcgccgtcgcctcttcAAACGACGATGTCAGTTGCAGTTTCTTCACTCATTTCTACGGGTTGGGTCAACAGGCATTCTCATTCCATGCTCTCTCtttcgaaaaaatcaaaattcccGACGGGTGGCAATTCGATCTCTGCCTCATCTCAACACGACCCGAACATCGGGATCGTTATCTCGACTATCGCAACGACTATCGCAACGACGTCTGCGGTCTACCTCTTCTCTTCGATCAACGCGTCAAAAATCTCGTTCTCTCGCCCACTCATttaaacgtcgtcgaagcggacgACATCGTAGGCTGGATCAACGAGAGTCGTCGCAAATCATACTTGATCGACATGAAGCAGTTGCTAGCGGTCAGAGATAGTCCCATTGACGCGTGGGTCGACACCTTCTACTTCGCCTATAATCATCGAGAGCATCTAGAACGTCTTCCAACGATGTCTGTGAACGTCACGATCATTTccggcgatcgacgtcagGTTCTTCGCATTCAGTGCTCCGCATCTAAAAACATATGTGATCACGTTGAG GGTGCTCTGAAGCTtcccgacgtcgatttcgtcacgACGGATAAATATGGCTTTTTGAAACTCGAACCAAGTCGTGACGTTG CTCTCCGATATAATCCCTCTCATCTCGAAATGGACGAAATTTCGTATATAATGCGTTCTCAATGGAGAGTCATCGCTCGATTCATCGTGCCCTTCTTCACCGACttcgaaatcaaagaaatcgaattagaagagagagaagaccagCCGCTTCGCTTCCTCCAGGCGTGGATCAAGAAACACGGTCTCAAGGCGACGCGAGAAGCGTTGAGCGCCGCTCTATTCTCCGCCGATCTCGGTTCAGGCGTTAGAGAAGTCTTTCCAGAAATCTACGAGAACATGACCAAA GAAGCACTTTTGGAACCTGACCTTCAAATTGAACGAGACGAGCTTGtctacgacgaagaagaggatttTGTCGGCGGAGGAGGCTACGGCGAAGTGTACAAAGcgacgctgaagaaaagaggaATTGAGAGGACCGTTGCGGTGAAATTGTTCTACGACttcaaaaagagaagaacgcAAAA AGAATACGAAATGTTTAAGAAGGAAGCGTCGATTCTCCTCCGAATCAAAGCGCATGACAACGTCTTGAGTCTTATAGGACTCTGCGCCGTTCCCCGACATTATGCTCTCGTGACGGACTTCGTAAGCGGAGGAACCTTGTCTTCGCTCCTCAAATCTTCCGAGCGtaaagaagtcgtcgaaaactGGCAGTCGCGAGTCAAATTCGCCAAGCAAATCGCCGAAGGAATGCTTCATCTCCACTACAATCATCCCTCCGTCATTCACCAAGACTTGAAGTCGCAGAACGTCTTGGTCAATATTCTTCCTAATCTGATCTTTCCTTACATTTGCAAG GTGGCCGATTTCGGTCTGTCGAAAATGTCCGGCGTCAGCTCAGTTACGACGGTGCGACGCGACAGTTCAAAGATGCCAGGAGGCACGGTCACTCACATCGCTCCTGAACGATATTCCGATCGTCcgtacggcgacggagacgatcGCTCAAAACTAGATCTGGCTAGGAAGGCTGACGTTTATAGCTACGGAGTGGTGTTGTGGGAAATCCGCGAGAAACAACATCCATATAAAG ATATGGGAAACGATCATCTTATTCGTCTACACGTCATGGGTGGAGGCGAACTCCCAAGAGGCCTTGCGACCGGCGTTCCGCCATTTTTCAACACGCTATTGGAGCAATGCGTCAAATTCAAGCCGCAGGAGAGGCCCATGTTCCGTGACATCCTTCAAATGATAATGGAAGGCGAAAGAAGTCTGAATTCCTAA